The Mugil cephalus isolate CIBA_MC_2020 chromosome 11, CIBA_Mcephalus_1.1, whole genome shotgun sequence genome includes a window with the following:
- the pou2f2a gene encoding POU domain, class 2, transcription factor 2 isoform X4, whose protein sequence is MFVPLPVPFVFQRTAPDLNAWRLKSPLALRSNSDIRMPKPAELEKVGADSPLEGTDSERNGPESNHQAQSMKVSPFPLSPNLSSSKNKMEECAEMSPALPPSHGPTPSQTALQHTQLMLTGSQLAGLTALLPAQQQLLLQQAQAQLLAAAVQQSSAAHAAHAAHAAAQANQQAQAAAAANQQAQQQQQQQQQQQQQQAGQTGQQAQSQSQGQGQSAQEHATQNVPVHPPPPQLTLSQPIQLTAQDIQQLLQLQQLVLVPGHTLPSPAQFLLPQAQQGQQGLLSTPNLISLPQQNQGSLLTAPTRMGLQAQRDKSGEVSGGGGVTTVPSVTSHPEEPSDLEELEQFARTFKQRRIKLGFTQGDVGLAMGKLYGNDFSQTTISRFEALNLSFKNMCKLKPLLEKWLNDAETMSIDSTLPSPSSLSSPSLGFEGLPGRRRKKRTSIETNVRVALERAFMTNQKPTSEEILLIAEQLNMEKEVIRVWFCNRRQKEKRINPSSATPPLPSQPPTAPPTHKPPCYSPHMMSSQLSQPMTSLSTTVTTMSSVCPLTSSLTSSHPSLTSTHPSLSSAPSPATPPPPPRSTASPATPSHSTLNLNTGNTVMGVNTGMNQALLGNNPLATIQALAASGGQLPLSTLEGASKVMLGASGGQGGCLPSSLFLNHPALLHLGQNPGAGLVSAAVAKVSQASPFPSASSISPTPCSPSPCSSPASSCSSSEMAHSPSSLGGAKIE, encoded by the exons ATATCAGGATGCCAAAGCCAGCAGAGCTTGAGAAAGTCGGGGCTGACTCACCGTTGGAGGGCACAG ATTCAGAGCGGAATGGACCTGAATCAAATCACCAG GCTCAGTCGATGAAAGTCAGTCCCTTCCCGCTGTCACCAAACCTGAGCAGCAGCAAG AATAAGATGGAGGAGTGCGCTGAAATGTCCCCGGCACTTCCTCCCTCTCACGGCCCGACCCCTTCACAGACAGCCCTGCAGCACACGCAGCTCATGCTGACCGGCTCCCAGCTAGCAGGG CTGACGGCTCTGTTGCCggcgcagcagcagctgttgctGCAGCAGGCTCAGGCGCAGCTCCTGGCCGCGGCCGTGCAGCAGTCAAGTGCGGCCCATGCGGCTCACGCTGCCCACGCGGCCGCCCAGGCCAATCAGCAAGCTCAGGCAGCTGCGGCAGCAAATCAGCaagcccagcagcagcagcagcagcagcagcagcagcagcagcagcaagcgGGACAAACAGGGCAGCAGGCTCAGTCCCAGTcccagggacagggacagagcgCGCAGGAGCACGCCACGCAAAACGTCCCCGTCCACCCTCCTCCGCCACAGCTCACCCTCTCCCAGCCAATCCAGCTCACTGCCCAG GACATTCAGCAGTTGTTGCAGCTCCAGCAGTTGGTGCTGGTGCCCGGCCACACGCTCCCGTCTCCTGCCCAGTTCCTCCTCCCGCAGGCACAGCAGGGCCAGCAAG GACTCCTATCGACACCAAATCTTATTTCGCTACCTCAGCAAAACCAAGGGAGCTTGCTCACTGCTCCAACTAGAATGGGACTCCAGGCACAG CGCGATAAGAGCGGGGAGGTGAGCGGCGGCGGAGGCGTGACCACGGTGCCCTCTGTGACCTCGCACCCCGAGGAGCCCAGCGATCTGGAGGAGCTGGAACAGTTTGCTCGCACTTTCAAGCAGAGACGCATCAAACTGGGCTTCACGCAG GGAGACGTGGGCTTGGCGATGGGGAAGCTGTACGGCAATGACTTCAGTCAGACCACCATCTCCCGCTTCGAGGCGCTCAACCTCAGCTTCAAGAACATGTGCAAGCTGAAGCCACTGTTGGAGAAGTGGCTCAATGATGCAG AGACCATGTCCATAGACAGCACCCTGCCCAGCCCCAGCTCCCTGTCCTCGCCCTCTCTGGGCTTCGAGGGGCTCCCTGGTCGCCGCAGAAAGAAGAGAACCAGCATCGAGACGAACGTGCGAGTGGCTCTGGAGCGTGCATTTATGACG AACCAGAAGCCTACCTCAGAGGAGATCCTGCTGATCGCCGAGCAGCTCAAcatggagaaggaggtgatCCGGGTTTGGTTCTGCAACCGCCGGCAGAAAGAGAAGCGCATCAACCCCAGCAGCGCTACCCCTCCTTTGCCCAGCCAGCCCCCCACTGCCCCACCAACGCACAAACCGCCCTGCTACAGCCCTCACATG ATGTCAAGTCAGCTGTCGCAGCCCATGACCAGTCTCAGCACAACGGTGACCACCATGTCCTCCGTCTGCCCCCTGACTTCCAGCCTCACCTCCAGCCACCCCTCTCTCACTtccacccacccctccctcaGCTCCGCGCCCTCCCCGGctactcctccccctcctccccgcaGCACAGCCAGCCCGGCCACTCCCAGCCACAGCACACTCAACCTTAACACAGG GAACACTGTGATGGGAGTTAACACAGGGATGAACCAAGCCCTCCTCGGTAACAATCCCCTGGCCACTATCcaag CCCTAGCAGCCAGTGGTGGCCAGCTGCCTCTTTCCACTCTTGAGGGGGCCAGCAAGGTGATGCTGGGGGCCTCCGGGGGGCAAGGTGGgtgcctcccctcctccctctttctcaaCCACCCGGCCCTCCTCCACTTGGGCCAGAACCCCGGTGCTGGACTGGTCAGCGCTGCTGTAGCCAAAGTCTCCCAGGCCTCCCCCTTCCCCTCAGCCAGCAGCATCAGCCCCACGCCCTGCTCCCCCTCTCCCTGCTCAAGCCCcgcctcttcctgctcctccagcgAAATGGCACACAGCCCGTCCTCCCTGGGCGGGGCCAAGATTGAGTGA
- the pou2f2a gene encoding POU domain, class 2, transcription factor 2 isoform X3, with product MFVPLPVPFVFQRTAPDLNAWRLKSPLALRSNSDIRMPKPAELEKVGADSPLEGTDSERNGPESNHQAQSMKVSPFPLSPNLSSSKNKMEECAEMSPALPPSHGPTPSQTALQHTQLMLTGSQLAGLTALLPAQQQLLLQQAQAQLLAAAVQQSSAAHAAHAAHAAAQANQQAQAAAAANQQAQQQQQQQQQQQQQQAGQTGQQAQSQSQGQGQSAQEHATQNVPVHPPPPQLTLSQPIQLTAQDIQQLLQLQQLVLVPGHTLPSPAQFLLPQAQQGQQGLLSTPNLISLPQQNQGSLLTAPTRMGLQAQRDKSGEVSGGGGVTTVPSVTSHPEEPSDLEELEQFARTFKQRRIKLGFTQGDVGLAMGKLYGNDFSQTTISRFEALNLSFKNMCKLKPLLEKWLNDAETMSIDSTLPSPSSLSSPSLGFEGLPGRRRKKRTSIETNVRVALERAFMTNQKPTSEEILLIAEQLNMEKEVIRVWFCNRRQKEKRINPSSATPPLPSQPPTAPPTHKPPCYSPHMMSSQLSQPMTSLSTTVTTMSSVCPLTSSLTSSHPSLTSTHPSLSSAPSPATPPPPPRSTASPATPSHSTLNLNTGLWRMGKKNGDVSNYITDFAANLRNTVMGVNTGMNQALLGNNPLATIQALAASGGQLPLSTLEGASKVMLGASGGQGGCLPSSLFLNHPALLHLGQNPGAGLVSAAVAKVSQASPFPSASSISPTPCSPSPCSSPASSCSSSEMAHSPSSLGGAKIE from the exons ATATCAGGATGCCAAAGCCAGCAGAGCTTGAGAAAGTCGGGGCTGACTCACCGTTGGAGGGCACAG ATTCAGAGCGGAATGGACCTGAATCAAATCACCAG GCTCAGTCGATGAAAGTCAGTCCCTTCCCGCTGTCACCAAACCTGAGCAGCAGCAAG AATAAGATGGAGGAGTGCGCTGAAATGTCCCCGGCACTTCCTCCCTCTCACGGCCCGACCCCTTCACAGACAGCCCTGCAGCACACGCAGCTCATGCTGACCGGCTCCCAGCTAGCAGGG CTGACGGCTCTGTTGCCggcgcagcagcagctgttgctGCAGCAGGCTCAGGCGCAGCTCCTGGCCGCGGCCGTGCAGCAGTCAAGTGCGGCCCATGCGGCTCACGCTGCCCACGCGGCCGCCCAGGCCAATCAGCAAGCTCAGGCAGCTGCGGCAGCAAATCAGCaagcccagcagcagcagcagcagcagcagcagcagcagcagcagcaagcgGGACAAACAGGGCAGCAGGCTCAGTCCCAGTcccagggacagggacagagcgCGCAGGAGCACGCCACGCAAAACGTCCCCGTCCACCCTCCTCCGCCACAGCTCACCCTCTCCCAGCCAATCCAGCTCACTGCCCAG GACATTCAGCAGTTGTTGCAGCTCCAGCAGTTGGTGCTGGTGCCCGGCCACACGCTCCCGTCTCCTGCCCAGTTCCTCCTCCCGCAGGCACAGCAGGGCCAGCAAG GACTCCTATCGACACCAAATCTTATTTCGCTACCTCAGCAAAACCAAGGGAGCTTGCTCACTGCTCCAACTAGAATGGGACTCCAGGCACAG CGCGATAAGAGCGGGGAGGTGAGCGGCGGCGGAGGCGTGACCACGGTGCCCTCTGTGACCTCGCACCCCGAGGAGCCCAGCGATCTGGAGGAGCTGGAACAGTTTGCTCGCACTTTCAAGCAGAGACGCATCAAACTGGGCTTCACGCAG GGAGACGTGGGCTTGGCGATGGGGAAGCTGTACGGCAATGACTTCAGTCAGACCACCATCTCCCGCTTCGAGGCGCTCAACCTCAGCTTCAAGAACATGTGCAAGCTGAAGCCACTGTTGGAGAAGTGGCTCAATGATGCAG AGACCATGTCCATAGACAGCACCCTGCCCAGCCCCAGCTCCCTGTCCTCGCCCTCTCTGGGCTTCGAGGGGCTCCCTGGTCGCCGCAGAAAGAAGAGAACCAGCATCGAGACGAACGTGCGAGTGGCTCTGGAGCGTGCATTTATGACG AACCAGAAGCCTACCTCAGAGGAGATCCTGCTGATCGCCGAGCAGCTCAAcatggagaaggaggtgatCCGGGTTTGGTTCTGCAACCGCCGGCAGAAAGAGAAGCGCATCAACCCCAGCAGCGCTACCCCTCCTTTGCCCAGCCAGCCCCCCACTGCCCCACCAACGCACAAACCGCCCTGCTACAGCCCTCACATG ATGTCAAGTCAGCTGTCGCAGCCCATGACCAGTCTCAGCACAACGGTGACCACCATGTCCTCCGTCTGCCCCCTGACTTCCAGCCTCACCTCCAGCCACCCCTCTCTCACTtccacccacccctccctcaGCTCCGCGCCCTCCCCGGctactcctccccctcctccccgcaGCACAGCCAGCCCGGCCACTCCCAGCCACAGCACACTCAACCTTAACACAGG CTTATGGCGTATGGGTAAAAAGAACGGTGACGTGTCTAACTACATCACCGATTTTGCTGCAAACTTGAG GAACACTGTGATGGGAGTTAACACAGGGATGAACCAAGCCCTCCTCGGTAACAATCCCCTGGCCACTATCcaag CCCTAGCAGCCAGTGGTGGCCAGCTGCCTCTTTCCACTCTTGAGGGGGCCAGCAAGGTGATGCTGGGGGCCTCCGGGGGGCAAGGTGGgtgcctcccctcctccctctttctcaaCCACCCGGCCCTCCTCCACTTGGGCCAGAACCCCGGTGCTGGACTGGTCAGCGCTGCTGTAGCCAAAGTCTCCCAGGCCTCCCCCTTCCCCTCAGCCAGCAGCATCAGCCCCACGCCCTGCTCCCCCTCTCCCTGCTCAAGCCCcgcctcttcctgctcctccagcgAAATGGCACACAGCCCGTCCTCCCTGGGCGGGGCCAAGATTGAGTGA
- the pou2f2a gene encoding POU domain, class 2, transcription factor 2 isoform X5, with product MFVPLPVPFVFQRTAPDLNAWRLKSPLALRSNSDIRMPKPAELEKVGADSPLEGTDSERNGPESNHQAQSMKVSPFPLSPNLSSSKNKMEECAEMSPALPPSHGPTPSQTALQHTQLMLTGSQLAGDIQQLLQLQQLVLVPGHTLPSPAQFLLPQAQQGQQGLLSTPNLISLPQQNQGSLLTAPTRMGLQAQRDKSGEVSGGGGVTTVPSVTSHPEEPSDLEELEQFARTFKQRRIKLGFTQGDVGLAMGKLYGNDFSQTTISRFEALNLSFKNMCKLKPLLEKWLNDAVNVHRVGAARRSQFSADFLCVYACPSETMSIDSTLPSPSSLSSPSLGFEGLPGRRRKKRTSIETNVRVALERAFMTNQKPTSEEILLIAEQLNMEKEVIRVWFCNRRQKEKRINPSSATPPLPSQPPTAPPTHKPPCYSPHMMSSQLSQPMTSLSTTVTTMSSVCPLTSSLTSSHPSLTSTHPSLSSAPSPATPPPPPRSTASPATPSHSTLNLNTGLWRMGKKNGDVSNYITDFAANLRNTVMGVNTGMNQALLGNNPLATIQALAASGGQLPLSTLEGASKVMLGASGGQGGCLPSSLFLNHPALLHLGQNPGAGLVSAAVAKVSQASPFPSASSISPTPCSPSPCSSPASSCSSSEMAHSPSSLGGAKIE from the exons ATATCAGGATGCCAAAGCCAGCAGAGCTTGAGAAAGTCGGGGCTGACTCACCGTTGGAGGGCACAG ATTCAGAGCGGAATGGACCTGAATCAAATCACCAG GCTCAGTCGATGAAAGTCAGTCCCTTCCCGCTGTCACCAAACCTGAGCAGCAGCAAG AATAAGATGGAGGAGTGCGCTGAAATGTCCCCGGCACTTCCTCCCTCTCACGGCCCGACCCCTTCACAGACAGCCCTGCAGCACACGCAGCTCATGCTGACCGGCTCCCAGCTAGCAGGG GACATTCAGCAGTTGTTGCAGCTCCAGCAGTTGGTGCTGGTGCCCGGCCACACGCTCCCGTCTCCTGCCCAGTTCCTCCTCCCGCAGGCACAGCAGGGCCAGCAAG GACTCCTATCGACACCAAATCTTATTTCGCTACCTCAGCAAAACCAAGGGAGCTTGCTCACTGCTCCAACTAGAATGGGACTCCAGGCACAG CGCGATAAGAGCGGGGAGGTGAGCGGCGGCGGAGGCGTGACCACGGTGCCCTCTGTGACCTCGCACCCCGAGGAGCCCAGCGATCTGGAGGAGCTGGAACAGTTTGCTCGCACTTTCAAGCAGAGACGCATCAAACTGGGCTTCACGCAG GGAGACGTGGGCTTGGCGATGGGGAAGCTGTACGGCAATGACTTCAGTCAGACCACCATCTCCCGCTTCGAGGCGCTCAACCTCAGCTTCAAGAACATGTGCAAGCTGAAGCCACTGTTGGAGAAGTGGCTCAATGATGCAG TTAACGTGCATAGAGTCGGTGCTGCGCGCCGTAGTCAGTTTAGCGCTGACTTTCTCTGTGTGTACGCGTGTCCTTCAGAGACCATGTCCATAGACAGCACCCTGCCCAGCCCCAGCTCCCTGTCCTCGCCCTCTCTGGGCTTCGAGGGGCTCCCTGGTCGCCGCAGAAAGAAGAGAACCAGCATCGAGACGAACGTGCGAGTGGCTCTGGAGCGTGCATTTATGACG AACCAGAAGCCTACCTCAGAGGAGATCCTGCTGATCGCCGAGCAGCTCAAcatggagaaggaggtgatCCGGGTTTGGTTCTGCAACCGCCGGCAGAAAGAGAAGCGCATCAACCCCAGCAGCGCTACCCCTCCTTTGCCCAGCCAGCCCCCCACTGCCCCACCAACGCACAAACCGCCCTGCTACAGCCCTCACATG ATGTCAAGTCAGCTGTCGCAGCCCATGACCAGTCTCAGCACAACGGTGACCACCATGTCCTCCGTCTGCCCCCTGACTTCCAGCCTCACCTCCAGCCACCCCTCTCTCACTtccacccacccctccctcaGCTCCGCGCCCTCCCCGGctactcctccccctcctccccgcaGCACAGCCAGCCCGGCCACTCCCAGCCACAGCACACTCAACCTTAACACAGG CTTATGGCGTATGGGTAAAAAGAACGGTGACGTGTCTAACTACATCACCGATTTTGCTGCAAACTTGAG GAACACTGTGATGGGAGTTAACACAGGGATGAACCAAGCCCTCCTCGGTAACAATCCCCTGGCCACTATCcaag CCCTAGCAGCCAGTGGTGGCCAGCTGCCTCTTTCCACTCTTGAGGGGGCCAGCAAGGTGATGCTGGGGGCCTCCGGGGGGCAAGGTGGgtgcctcccctcctccctctttctcaaCCACCCGGCCCTCCTCCACTTGGGCCAGAACCCCGGTGCTGGACTGGTCAGCGCTGCTGTAGCCAAAGTCTCCCAGGCCTCCCCCTTCCCCTCAGCCAGCAGCATCAGCCCCACGCCCTGCTCCCCCTCTCCCTGCTCAAGCCCcgcctcttcctgctcctccagcgAAATGGCACACAGCCCGTCCTCCCTGGGCGGGGCCAAGATTGAGTGA